The Chelonia mydas isolate rCheMyd1 chromosome 3, rCheMyd1.pri.v2, whole genome shotgun sequence genome includes a region encoding these proteins:
- the LOC102940647 gene encoding myosin-11 isoform X2: MLKTDRERINNQINVAVELHSREKQTLVEEIIQLKRRKEQTDGQASEKEMELLRAKQELEQQQTSLSTCEQKILVIQSKLKQRSEQQTAVEFQLSEKRKELMKVQFAVHEMEDKIFKKTAMMQDQITHGIRSEISFLLQQLREKDLLAEQDRFLRSKMMDDYASLTAENAVLRSELLELNKQLNIERALREESYTFQSSSFTQLLTVKDQEEHLKHEIKMHQELLQQEKKNLQDLMEKIHILEQGSTSLDLNVATICSQIAEMKGMLDKEEQDNIELQRDKALLVDLVSSLQNQLVGRDNELLQTSTKMLQLDQDMSALKSKHVLRQSLQSEKWQEISKMASSMRKLTKSVTDVVDSMGKY; encoded by the exons ATGCTGAAAACAGACAGAGAACGAATTAATAACCAGATCAATGTTGCAGTTG AACTTCATTCTAGAGAGAAGCAGACTTTAGTAGAGGAGATCATACAACTGAAGAGAAGAAAGGAACAGACAGACGGACAGGCCTCTGAAAAGGAAATGGAGCTATTGCGTGCCAAGCAGGAATTAGAACAGCAACAAACCAGCCTGAGTACTTGTGAACAGAAAATCCTTGTGATACAGTCAAAG TTAAAGCAACGGTCAGAGCAGCAGACGGCAGTAGAGTTCCAGCTTTCTGAAAAGAGAAAGGAACTTATGAAAGTGCAGTTTGCTGTGCATGAAATGGaagacaaaatatttaaaaaaacagcaatgaTGCAAGACCAGATCACACATGGCATCAG aagtGAGATAAGTTTTCTTCTTCAGCAACTGAGAGAGAAAGATCTACTGGCAGAGCAGGATCGTTTCTTAAGAAGCAAAATGATGGATGATTATGCATCCCTGACTGCAGAGAATGCTGTGCTGCGTTCCGAGCTCTTGGAACTTAACAAGCAACTGAACATA GAGAGAGCCCTCAGGGAAGAGAGTTATACATTTCAGTCTTCCAGCTTTACTCAGCTTCTCACAGTAAAAGACCAAGAAGAGCATCTGAAACATGAGATCAAGATGCACCAAGAGCTCTTgcagcaggaaaagaaaaacttGCAAGACCTTATGGAAAAG ATTCATATTTTGGAACAAGGAAGCACATCTCTTGATTTAAATGTTGCAACAATATGTAGTCAAATAGCTGAAATGAAGGGTATGCTGGACAAAGAGGAACAGGATAATATTGAACTCCAAAGAGATAAAGCTTTGTTGGTAGATCTTGTATCTAGTTTACAAAACCAG CTTGTTGGGAGGGACAATGAACTCTTGCAAACATCTACTAAGATGCTGCAGCTTGATCAGGATATGTCAGCACTGAAATCAAAGCATGTGTTACGTCAGTCTCTTCAGTCAGAAAAATGGCAGGAAATCTCCAAAATGGCAAGCTCGATGAGGAAACTTACCAAATCAGTGACAGATGTAGTGGATAGCATGGGGAAATATTAG
- the LOC102940647 gene encoding golgin subfamily A member 6-like protein 1 isoform X1: MENTTLSIESEYIKNLQQQIYFLELEANFLREQTKKATDLQPRITSETEHLLQKLQELQSEDDGLHLELKRKEASLNMLKTDRERINNQINVAVELHSREKQTLVEEIIQLKRRKEQTDGQASEKEMELLRAKQELEQQQTSLSTCEQKILVIQSKLKQRSEQQTAVEFQLSEKRKELMKVQFAVHEMEDKIFKKTAMMQDQITHGIRSEISFLLQQLREKDLLAEQDRFLRSKMMDDYASLTAENAVLRSELLELNKQLNIERALREESYTFQSSSFTQLLTVKDQEEHLKHEIKMHQELLQQEKKNLQDLMEKIHILEQGSTSLDLNVATICSQIAEMKGMLDKEEQDNIELQRDKALLVDLVSSLQNQLVGRDNELLQTSTKMLQLDQDMSALKSKHVLRQSLQSEKWQEISKMASSMRKLTKSVTDVVDSMGKY, translated from the exons ATGGAGAATACAACTTTAAGTATAGAATCTGAATACATCAAGAACCTCCAGCAACAAATCTACTTCCTTGAACTGGAAGCCAATTTTCT TCGTGAACAGACTAAAAAAGCCACTGATCTTCAACCGCGCATTACCTCTGAAACTGAGCACTTGCTTCAAAAGCTACAG gaaTTACAGTCCGAAGATGATGGCCTCCATTTGGAACTCAAGCGAAAGGAAGCCAGTTTAAATATGCTGAAAACAGACAGAGAACGAATTAATAACCAGATCAATGTTGCAGTTG AACTTCATTCTAGAGAGAAGCAGACTTTAGTAGAGGAGATCATACAACTGAAGAGAAGAAAGGAACAGACAGACGGACAGGCCTCTGAAAAGGAAATGGAGCTATTGCGTGCCAAGCAGGAATTAGAACAGCAACAAACCAGCCTGAGTACTTGTGAACAGAAAATCCTTGTGATACAGTCAAAG TTAAAGCAACGGTCAGAGCAGCAGACGGCAGTAGAGTTCCAGCTTTCTGAAAAGAGAAAGGAACTTATGAAAGTGCAGTTTGCTGTGCATGAAATGGaagacaaaatatttaaaaaaacagcaatgaTGCAAGACCAGATCACACATGGCATCAG aagtGAGATAAGTTTTCTTCTTCAGCAACTGAGAGAGAAAGATCTACTGGCAGAGCAGGATCGTTTCTTAAGAAGCAAAATGATGGATGATTATGCATCCCTGACTGCAGAGAATGCTGTGCTGCGTTCCGAGCTCTTGGAACTTAACAAGCAACTGAACATA GAGAGAGCCCTCAGGGAAGAGAGTTATACATTTCAGTCTTCCAGCTTTACTCAGCTTCTCACAGTAAAAGACCAAGAAGAGCATCTGAAACATGAGATCAAGATGCACCAAGAGCTCTTgcagcaggaaaagaaaaacttGCAAGACCTTATGGAAAAG ATTCATATTTTGGAACAAGGAAGCACATCTCTTGATTTAAATGTTGCAACAATATGTAGTCAAATAGCTGAAATGAAGGGTATGCTGGACAAAGAGGAACAGGATAATATTGAACTCCAAAGAGATAAAGCTTTGTTGGTAGATCTTGTATCTAGTTTACAAAACCAG CTTGTTGGGAGGGACAATGAACTCTTGCAAACATCTACTAAGATGCTGCAGCTTGATCAGGATATGTCAGCACTGAAATCAAAGCATGTGTTACGTCAGTCTCTTCAGTCAGAAAAATGGCAGGAAATCTCCAAAATGGCAAGCTCGATGAGGAAACTTACCAAATCAGTGACAGATGTAGTGGATAGCATGGGGAAATATTAG